TGCCATTAGAATTAGTAAAGGCTTGGCTGTAAGGTTGAAGGTAACAGTTGAGGCTGGCTTTCCTTGCTTGAAGCTGcaaccttttcttcttcatcctctCCTTCTTATGGGCATTTTGGTGACCTCCTAATGCTTGTGAGTTTGCAAACTCCTTGAGACAATATTGGCACTCGAACTTCTTGTCATCAAGGCCCCCAATTAAGCTCCTTTCCTTGGAAagtttcttctctctttcaGATGAAACTGTTGTTGTTGATGAGTTTACACTTTCATCTCCTTCTGCTGAGCCTTTCATGTTGCTCTCATCATTCTTACTAGGTGTTAACTCAACCCCAAATAATTTGAGCTTCTTCTCTGCATTAGAACTAGCAGAATAGCCATTTTCTCTATCCCATGTGGGAGATTGGAAATGATTAGAGTTAGAATTGGACTCAACCTTTGCCATCACTCCCAAAActagaaaagattaaaaaggatATTTGTAGTAGTACTGATACACCGATTAGTTGTTTggcttctcttccttttatagtaaCCTCTATGGTTTCCAACGATGCATTGCATCTCAAGTttagatttaatatataataatagtcATCATGAACGGCACAAGCATAACCAAGGGTcaataaaaatgtaatataaaagaaaagtcaGATCAGAGAAGCCGTCTCATGCAAtattggtataaaaaaaaactcttttcttgttgttgatgttgttgtaTATACACTCCAACTTTACCTATCAAAGAGGATTCAGTGTGTTTAATTAACAAGTAATTCCATGGTCTATAAgcacttaaaataatttaagacaTGCAATTATGCTACCACTTGgacatttaaaagaaatattccATGCTTTAAAAGATTGCTAAAGTATTATATTAATaccaaaaagtcaaagaaaaaatggGGATGCAATCACCTGGAAGGAAGGGGCTCCAACTTTGCAACAAAATTCTCACTGTACTTCAATGCATAtctatgatttttcatttttttttactttacaaaTCAACAAGTCAGTGGATTCATGTATTGCCCTCTATTAAAGcctaatcatatataatatacagataactacataaaaattatatatgtgggTGCCAAGTCCCATCTACTACAGTCTACAGCTCCACATAAAATCCTATTAAAATCAAAGTTCTGTAGAAAATGTGAATAATCAGCACTTGATGAAGCTTCCTTTGTAATTATCCCTTTAGGtatacttaattaaaaatataaagccCAAATTAAACATGTCTATCTTGACCATGTTTGAAAAATGCTCTTAGAATAGTAACTGAGATTAGTTGCTAGCTAACAAAGGAATATAAGAAAGTGGGCAATGATGTAAGCATATATACTAATAAGGGTCTTCAATAAGATCTGGGCATATCTTCTTAGAGCAGGCAAAGCCTATAATTTATACCCAAAAAGCATATTTTTTCAGGTGAATCAAGTCATCAACtaatatttttgtatattaagCAAAGCATTTGTAATGGACAGTTGTTCTAGTTGGACCCacttttttgtgggtttggggACAATGTTACAAACTATTGGATTGTGTCGTTATTCCATTGTCTCTACCCAAGATCTTCCAAATGGTGGACTTCTTCATCCAATAGATCTCTCATGCTAATCAATTCCCACTCCTTTTTCTTGCCTTTTTTAGTGTATTCAAATTAACTTTTTCTTGCTTTGGAGGAAGAATTCTAAGGAGGCATGCTGTCATCAAGCATCTCACTATCCTAACATGTGGAATAAAATGAGGCTATATTAAGAGGTGAGATTGGATTTTTGGTGGCTTGGGTgggttggttggttggtttgattgattgatttcagctataatttcatttcattaatCCACTGATTGATAAAGAGGATCATATTGTGGCCCCTACCATAAGCCACCCCTAAACACATGTTCCTATCCACTCTATTTGCTTCTCTTCTGGACATTTACCACaagaattttcttattttatggaATCCCAAAGAATGCCAATATTGACTGtggcaaaaaatattataaattatttattttgtaaacgaGAGAACGCATGCGCTGATATATAATAATTATCTCATTGATCCGATgtatgtattatttttcttctagcACATGTCTTATATAATTACTGAACTTATATGTCGGGAAAGAAATTATGTGTATTTTGGATGCACAatactcttttttattaatatgacgAATCTATGACAtgtcatgtttttattttgaatatgtaGCTGAGATGTGAAATTTCCCCTACTAACCCACCTTTTGTTAATGGCCCTTGTACTCCAAACAACTGCATGCAAATCTGCAAACTATAATATATTGAATCAATTGGTGTAAATGGGTTTTAAGAAGTTTTTGCATCATTCCCTCTAGGCTCTAGCTGTCTagcattttaaatataataaggATAGTTTATGTGACAAAGTTTATCACACCCATGTTCTCAATACTTATGCATTGACTATTGGACATTATTTTAGTGTGAAAAAAACAGTTAGTAGCAATATTAGTCCTATATGATCCCCCAATTACGTGAGCCCCCAATTACGTGAGGGTGGTGAAAGAAGTGTAGAAGGCACTTCAAATATTCATATCTAAGTGGTACAATAGAATACATGCCACCTGTCAGCCAATATactttgaaaaattggaaaacaattAGGAATAAGTCAAGCAGAATAACTAATAGAACtggaaaaaaatcataaataaactCTAATAGGACAATAGAATACATGCCACTTGTCAAGCATCATATActtaggaaaattgaaaaactatAAGATAAGGAAAAACACTAGaagaataataagaataattataatagtaccaggaaaaaaaaacttaataaactcTAATAGGACAAAGACGTAGTACAAAATTGACCAAACCAAATTTACAACTACCAGTTTTGTGGAAAGAAGAGGCTCAGATCCTCAACAATTAATTAAGACTTAATTAAGAGTTCACTTTGTAgataccaaataccaaaaaccaaCCACAGGTCCACAGCTCACATTTTTGAAGAATTCTTCTTCATTAGAGAGACTAGGCCATAAGGGCAAGCATGTCCTAGACAAATTAACACACAGCATTCTCATATTCTGTGCCTAGCAATTGCTATGGTTAATTTGTTACAGTGGGCTGCACGCTGTATGTtgaaatagtttaaaaatttatacatcCAATGGATATATGTGTTCCCGGCATGAAACTACTTCGCATCTTAATAGTCACTTGAAcataatataacatataattcttgttaaatattacaaatctaaatATGTATACAGGGTTatatcatttataatttttcataacttGACGTTCTAGATGTTaaattcaactaataaaatctTAAGCAGTGAATTAAAAATTGTGGGTATACATGTTATCaaatgtatgtatatatgacacGTAAAAACTAAGAGTAAATAGTGATTTTAATATAAGTTGGTGAGATTTGATTACTGCCTACATCAAAAACCAGTTAATATCttgatctaatgataaaaaaacaataatcagAATCGAACACTTTAAGTTAAAAACTGATATAGGTTGATCTCCGAACCTAATTTGGCCAGTAACAAGAGAAGCTTTTTGGAATGAAACAAATAAGGGAACAGTGCATGTCATGTTCAGCCTACCAACGAAGATCCATGGAAAGAGGGTTCAATCATCAATGGTCTTCTTTGGGCGTCGGGtattaaagtttttaatgaCTGTATCAGCAAAGCActttcataataataattaaagtgtGTTTGTAATTATCCTCTGGCAGAAGAAAGAATCCGAGGAGAGATTGtcataatatatacatattaggGTTTTCATTGCTCTCTAATTTTAATTAGCAGCAAGGTTTTGATTCGTTGACGCGTCATATTCGATTTATAGTAGCTTTTTTGGGCAAAAGCATGTAAAGGGtctttatataaaattagaaaacaataCTGTTTTGTCTAACTTTGAAGATTTGCATAAGGATATGGTGTGGTTTGCGCACTATAATCACATCATATTTGAACCAAATATTAATTAAGGTAATGGGGCGACTTCTTCacatcttctcttttttttttttttgatgaaagacTCCTTCACATGTTAAGATAGTGCATATTAAAAGGGCTACTAGAATAATGAACAATATTAATAACAAGTAAACTTAGCGTGTACATGAATAAGATGCAAAAAGTACACATAAATGGCTTGTTTAAGTGTTATCTACCCCAactgttaaagatatattagcccattagcataggcccaagTCTAATTCTAccttgtgtgcaagccaagtctcttATTTGTACTAGAaatctattagtctagggtttagtctactatatatacacatgttataattcattgtaacacaggatttgtattacactatattatattattgatatagccctttagggtttcctccgtggatgtaggccgttaggctgaaccacgtaacccccGTGTGTTActgtgttttatactttatgcttttgcttccgcatccatactagcatattcaacatggtgtatcaatgctaatatttaacatggtatcagagccaccttccTGTGGTcatggttttctgtccttaCGGTATACTTAAaagcaatctttgtcttcctcggtgtttttttttcgttgtgttcatcttctttggtTTCCTACTACTACCGTCAATACTCTCCAGTATAGTCAAGCCACTgttagaagtcgcatcaacactgcaagaccattgccttccttaaactaccgtcacagagccaaacttcattcaagagATCTTCTCAACGTActttatcaaatctcaagatttcatcaagcttccatcttgagtttgagagggggtgttaaagatatattagcccattagcataaaCCCAagtctaattctactttgtgtgcaagtcaagtctcctacttgtactagaagtctatcagtctagggtttagtttactatatatacacatgttataattcattgtaacacaggatttaTGTTAcactatattatattattgatgtaaccctttagggtttcctccgtggatgtaggccgttaggctgaaccacgtaaccctcgtgtgttactatattttatactttatgctttcgcttctgcatccatactagcatattcaacatggtgtatcaatgctaatatttaataCCAACCAACATTAAACCTTATAAATTTATAGGACATAAtctttcacaaaaataaaaaataagaaaaaatatctGATTTTGATTTGAAGTTTATTATAGAATGAAAAGAGTCTTAAATTTGAGGCGGGTTTAGGGTTTCTTAGGTTTTTggtggaaaaataaaaaataaaaaacaaaacaaaacaaaactcaataACATCAAATTCGTACTTGTAGGCAAACagggaaaggaaaaggaaaagaagaagctCCCTAAAGAAACTCTAATCTTTATAAACTAGCGATAAAGAGGACATGCATTTAGGTTATTAAAGTTGTTAAAGGACTTAGCATTTGTTTGACTAATATTCAAATTTATCCTATTTTCGTGTTAActtatatacaactttttaaagttcACTTTTTTATGAATTTACTATACTTTTacctatttattttaaattatccAAAAACTGATACTTAAAATCTCCTGTGTAtctttgttaactttttttacaaGTTTCATTACCAAAGAGACTAGCTTTACCTAAATAGGTCTAAGACAAATTTGTAATGATGTTGTTTTTGAttgtctatttatttattttttggaacttGGTTAGAAATACTAGATATGCCACCCTATAGCTTGAACCCGCTCCCCCAATTCTCAACGAATCTCAAGTACTTCGTACTTGGAGAGGTACTAATCCGCCTCAAATTCGGTTGGTTTTTCAATTGTCTATTTGAAACGATATATTGCTTTGAACTAAACCCACCTAACTTTCAAGATTTATGAGTAGCtagcaaaaattgaaaaggatAATTTACAGAAAAAATAATAGGTTAACGTTCGGTACAAAACTTAATTACACAAAGCAATGATAGTTTTGGAGGGTGGTGGGGGCACAAACAATTAATGAAGAATTGCATTATAAGAAACTCCTATTTTCCATCAAATTAAGAACTATGCATCCATTTAATTAAGAAGAGACAAAGTCTTGTACAAGCAAATAAATGATTTTCGTCTGGTACGTTGTAACAAACTCAAGAAACCACATTCAATGTTTGGAGACAAGAAGAATagcttttcttaaaaaaaacataatcgCACCAACAAACTCAGTTTGACTTCTCCTTGTTAGGAATCTGAATTCCCTGCATATTATTGTGTTCTATTCCAGATCTTTCGTCGTGGCTGCTGAGCCTTGTCTGGTTCCAAAATTCGTTCACACTTTTTCTCCGTTCACTGTATTACTACAGTACAGAGAATTGATTTGGCGTTTTACAAAAAAGGTGAACGAGCTTTGTCATTTTTCTCATGTGTTGGAATAATCTCCTCTATTGGTTTGAATTGGAGTAGGGTTTTCTCTGTTAGTGTTAATGGGAAATTGACCAGTGGCTGACATGATTGTTTGGACCGTTTCTATATAAGTTTGAGTGAGAGTAGACCATACTTTCTTGTACTCAGGTTGtgaaaaatcaattttaggCCAAAAGTTTTGTCGTTAATTAATGACAGATACACATGATAATAAAgcaatttaaaattgttgataATGTGGAAAGCAAggataaatttgtagagaaagtCGACAGACaaaaaaatagttgataaaaCTTTTCATATAAGCTAATGTAGCAGATTTTGTGTTAATAAGATTATgaaattatttactattcgatttataaatgtataatttaaattatctATGATGAACGGATTAATAATCtccaattattttaatatttggcaTATATGGAGAGTATAAGAAGACAATGTGATTCAATCAtggatttattaaaaaaaatacatttaataGAAAGTTCTTAAGTAGTGTAATTTGAACCAAAGGAATATAGggaaaatgtttaattttttgcacACTAACTATTTTACATAGTTTTACACACCCTAAAAAGCAACAAAAACTATGATTTTAAGCcatcattttagtttttttatttctatttttatttttatttatttatgtgtaaAACTATGTAAAACAATTTGTGTGTAATGTTGTCCCATCAAAAGTTGACCGGTGCTCACACTATTTTTGTGTATAATAATCATATTATTCATATATCTAATCATTTACACAAATCTATAAAACCTAAGTTTAGGCAACTTTCAAATTTCTGTTGAATTAGTGAAGTAATATGGTGTATATTTCTACTTATTAATTATGATTGTATAGGAAATATGTTGCCTTTTCTTATTGTATAACAAGTCTGATTAGTGAACGCTACCTAacaatagtttatttttttccctcatcAAATTACTCTCAAGTTATATTTTTGGTGTGACTTTTGTTAGAATCACACTATTCAATAACTTTTCATTACATTGCATGAATGGTAATTATAacaagggtcatgctaacgagtgcctttAAGGCACTAGTTAAGAAttcagttaaagaaagttttgatatcacttttatgggaaatgaaaaaaactgtcaaaatattaattactttttttttttcttttctcataaaaactttctttaatttgattcttaaccagtgccct
This genomic stretch from Quercus lobata isolate SW786 chromosome 3, ValleyOak3.0 Primary Assembly, whole genome shotgun sequence harbors:
- the LOC115982035 gene encoding zinc finger protein 5-like isoform X1; amino-acid sequence: MKNHRYALKYSENFVAKLEPLPSRENGYSASSNAEKKLKLFGVELTPSKNDESNMKGSAEGDESVNSSTTTVSSEREKKLSKERSLIGGLDDKKFECQYCLKEFANSQALGGHQNAHKKERMKKKRLQLQARKASLNCYLQPYSQAFTNSNGNSTVPWFYSPSSEFTVYDESQICFNNPFDQDAHVNGSQLSKWYAVPAQVSFQQDSCSFTLTHSDRSRENRPNIFKPSALPASKQSYKSLDLQLGMNMQANMRSSSRSGR
- the LOC115982035 gene encoding zinc finger protein 5-like isoform X2, translated to MAKVESNSNSNHFQSPTWDRENGYSASSNAEKKLKLFGVELTPSKNDESNMKGSAEGDESVNSSTTTVSSEREKKLSKERSLIGGLDDKKFECQYCLKEFANSQALGGHQNAHKKERMKKKRLQLQARKASLNCYLQPYSQAFTNSNGNSTVPWFYSPSSEFTVYDESQICFNNPFDQDAHVNGSQLSKWYAVPAQVSFQQDSCSFTLTHSDRSRENRPNIFKPSALPASKQSYKSLDLQLGMNMQANMRSSSRSGR